The DNA sequence TGTGTCCGCGGTCAAGGAAATTAAAGAGCGGTTCGGGCTGAAAGTGTGCGCCTGCCTGGGGATTTTAAAGCCGGAGCAGGCGGCGCGGCTGAAGGAGGCGGGCGTGGACCGCTATAACCATAATATTAACACGTCAAAACAGCACCACCCGAACATTACGACGTCCCATACATACGACGATCGGGTGCGGACGGTGGAAACGGTGAAAGAGGCGGGTCTTTCGCCGTGTTCCGGCGTCATTGTCGGCATGAAGGAAACAAAGCGGGATGTCGTTGAGATGGCGCGCAGCCTGCGGGCGCTCGACGCGGATTCCATTCCGGTCAACTTTTTGCACGCGATCGACGGAACGCCGCTGGCCGGCACGAACGAGCTAAACCCGCGCTATTGCTTGAAAGTGTTGGCGCTGTTCCGGTATATGAATCCAACGAAAGAAATCCGCATCGCCGGCGGACGCGAAGTGAACTTGCGCTCCCTTCAGCCGCTCGGGCTGTATGCCGCCAACTCGATTTTTGTCGGCGACTATTTGACGACGGCCGGGCAGGAAAAGGCGGCCGATTATCAAATGCTTGAAGATCTAGGATTTGAAATTGAATTTGCCCCAGCACCGCCCGCCGGGGTGGTGTAACGGTTGACGGGGCTGACTCAAAAGTCCCTTTTTGATGGAATGTAACCGAAGTATGTGAAAGAGACCACCTCTGAAATCCTCGGTTTTACCGGGTTTTTCATGGTGGTCTATTTTTATGTCGCCCCAGATAGGAGCATTACCGCTCTTTTGGGTCAGCCCTTTTTCATATGGCTAGTCCGGGATCGGTCATTGGAAACGGCTTCTAGAAGGACGGGGATTTTATGGAAACAGCGGCCCGATGGTTGGCATGAAACGCGAACGTGGCGCGTACGATGGCAATACAAGCGGCAAAAAAGCTTCACAAACAGAAAAAAGCTCATTATAATAGCAACAAAGAGAAAGGAAGGGGATGGGGAAACATGGCAAGATCGTTTTATCGTTACTTATTGCGCTTCCGCCACGGGTGTGAAGAAGATCCAATCGTCCGGTTTGCGAACGGGGCGTACGATGACCACAGCTTTCCAAAAGGATCGGCCGACTACGAGGAGCTCAGCGGGTATTTGGAGGTGCATGGCGATTATTTGGAAAGCATGGTTCTCTTTGATGAACTATGGGAGCAGTTTTTACACGAAGCATAACATGGAAGAGGGTTTTGCTCCGAATATTGACAGCGATTTCAATCGTTTTTCCGCGCTGGCAAAGGTGTCCACCCTTGTATGCATGCATATACTATACTAACCATTTGTTCAACAAGGGTGGGAGATGCCAATGAGCGCGCCGAAACGCCCGAAATTTTCTGTCGGCGATATCGTTGTCAATACATTGTACGGAACAGTCGGAACCGTCACCGATATTCAGCAAGTAGACGGCACGTTTTTGTACGAAATCAACCATGGCCATAGCCTGTTTGCTGAGCAGACGCTCGTGTTGTTGTCTGAATTTACCGGCGATTTGTGGATTGCCGAAGAAATTGAAATTGAGCTGCCGTTTTTCCTTGGCGAAATTGTCCGCGTCCGCGATTATGGCGGCCAATTGTTCAAAGTCGTTGGAGTGCGGACAGAAATTTACCGCTATTATGGGGAAGGATGGGAAGAGACGATTTATGAATTGAAACGGCTGACGGACGGCTGGGAAATTGAAGTCCATCTCGAAGATATGATTCCGCTGGCCGATGGGGACGAAACGTCCGTCACGCTCGTGCAAGATATCGTGATCGCCGCGCCGATGAAGGCCTCGATCGCGCTGCCGCCCGCCGGCGAAAAGAGTGGGCCGTCGGTTGACGACCTGCTTGATATGTACAATGACTACAAAGCGCTGTATGAATGGTTCGGCGATGACCAATACAAACGAATGATGGAAACGGTTGTTCAACGGTTGCAAACGATTGTAAACTACCATAATAGGAACTGACAAAGAACAAAGAGAAAGTAGGGAATGCCGGCGAAGAGGACGAACGCAGCCATTCTGTTAACAATTGTTTCCATTATTTTATCTGCAATCGTCAGCTTGTCCATTTTGTTCCGCCTCCGTATTTTTTTGTTTTATTGGTACATATGGTATGAAGGAAGCGGAAAAAGTAGTACAACATGATTTTTGACATAAAACGGAAGGCGGCGACATACAACATTACAAAGGGGGCGAGATGGAGTGAAGGAGATTGAAGTGATTATTGATACGGAGGAGATCGCCGAATTTTTTTACCAACAGCTCATCCGCCGCGGCTTTGTGCCGACGCAGGAGGAACTGGAAGAGCTCGCGGATATTACGTTTGACTATTTGCTGGAAAAATGCATTATCGACGAAGAGATTGATGTCGACGACGAGTAACCGTCGTCGTTTTTACAATTACTCGGCCGCCGCGATGGCGGCCGCTTTCATCATGGCCAAATGCCGCTCGTAGCGGTCGGTCATCTCGCCTGAGGCCGGAAGCGGAAGCGTCTCGAGCGCCCGCATGATCGTGTCGTCGGTGAACCAGTCGCGCCGATCGTCAAAAGAATGGGTGAGACTCCCATGACAAAAAAAATTTCGTCACCATCGGAAGGATGAAAAGACCTCTATGTTGAATTTTACAATTTTACACATTTTGGAGTTCGGGTATTTTCAGGATAGGATACCGTCAAGTATGCCGGTTGACCGTGACGGCCGCCGATCATCATGAGGCGCTGTCGATTTTGTACCGAATGTTTAACGTGGCTGATTTGATTCCGAAAAACTGCCAAGCTCGGTTTAGGGGGACCGGCGATATTGTCTTGATCGACGAAGGGCGGAAAGGACAGACGTACTACCGCCTCTGCCCGGATGACTGGAAACGGGTGGAACGCCAGCTTGTCTGTTGACGGAATATTCAAAAATACAGTCGCCTTCAACCGATTGGGGATGGTATAATAGCGATAACATCGAATAAAGCCCGGCCGTTTAGGGAACGGATAAGAAAGGAAAGGGGACGGATCAGATGGAAGAGCAAAGACAACGGCGCGACACGCCGACGGTAGCGCCGGGAATTGACGATGATGAAGTGTTGAACGAAAAGGCGACGGAAGAGGAAATTGAGCGCGGAGACTATACGAAAGTCGTCACACTGGCGTGGGACGAAGTCGAGCCGTCGGAGCCCTGATCGAAATAGAAACCCTTGTGCGGCACAAGGGTTTCTCCGGGTTTGTTACGATTCGGG is a window from the Geobacillus stearothermophilus ATCC 12980 genome containing:
- the bioB gene encoding biotin synthase BioB is translated as MANWLHLAEQVLDGHELTDEEALAILDCPDEELLLLLQGAYRIRSAYYGNKVKLNMIINAKSGLCPENCGYCSQSAVATAPVKTYKMVDKETLLRGAEEAHRLRIGTYCIVASGRGPSDKEIDTVVSAVKEIKERFGLKVCACLGILKPEQAARLKEAGVDRYNHNINTSKQHHPNITTSHTYDDRVRTVETVKEAGLSPCSGVIVGMKETKRDVVEMARSLRALDADSIPVNFLHAIDGTPLAGTNELNPRYCLKVLALFRYMNPTKEIRIAGGREVNLRSLQPLGLYAANSIFVGDYLTTAGQEKAADYQMLEDLGFEIEFAPAPPAGVV
- a CDS encoding YozE family protein, which translates into the protein MARSFYRYLLRFRHGCEEDPIVRFANGAYDDHSFPKGSADYEELSGYLEVHGDYLESMVLFDELWEQFLHEA
- a CDS encoding YozD family protein; translation: MKEIEVIIDTEEIAEFFYQQLIRRGFVPTQEELEELADITFDYLLEKCIIDEEIDVDDE